The following proteins are co-located in the Desulfonatronum thiodismutans genome:
- a CDS encoding 4Fe-4S binding protein produces the protein MFKVTPMTGNVLKNLFTKKSTRLYPFTVREPFENNRGELYIDIDKCIFCNTCARKCPSQCITVDKEKGIWSCDAFACVYCGTCGDHCPTKCLHHKRTWRPVSTTKVIIEEQGTPPKPKKKAAKKEEAAE, from the coding sequence ATGTTCAAAGTCACGCCAATGACAGGCAATGTCCTGAAAAACCTGTTCACCAAGAAATCCACCCGGCTCTATCCCTTTACAGTCCGGGAGCCCTTTGAAAATAACCGGGGCGAGTTGTACATTGATATCGATAAGTGCATATTTTGCAACACCTGTGCCCGGAAGTGCCCGTCTCAGTGCATCACCGTGGACAAGGAAAAAGGGATTTGGAGTTGCGACGCCTTCGCCTGCGTCTACTGCGGTACATGCGGCGACCATTGCCCCACCAAATGCCTGCACCACAAACGTACGTGGCGTCCCGTCTCCACGACCAAGGTGATCATCGAAGAGCAAGGCACCCCGCCCAAGCCGAAGAAGAAGGCTGCCAAGAAGGAAGAAGCGGCGGAATAA
- a CDS encoding ArnT family glycosyltransferase — protein sequence MTKFLDGPFAATFGYLILICLCLVLFLPGMTTLPPFDRDEARFAQASRQMLEEGDYIRIKFQEQDRHKKPVGIYWLQAASARLTNPEVLWPYRLPSVLGAVLAVLLTFSLARRALDVRFALAAAALLACTILLVTEAHLAKTDAMLLASITAMQVALARCYIRPADQQPEPWLWLLFWGGMGGSILLKGPVGPMISGLTLLTLFIADRRAPETITYGRFAWLRGLRPKAGLLLTAAMVLPWLIAVSLATDGSFVSDAVTGDLLPKLISGHESHGAPPGMYLLLFTLTFWPGSLLAWPALVQTWSLRKTDRLVRFLWAWIVPSWIVFELVPTKLPHYVLPMYPAIALLIGVWLATLSQRAANPGVSSTTAGSPGRFATWIPRIGAGLWLAIGVVLGIGLIVAPFYLDKALSWWGVLAALIVMAMTALAWRAYREGHMFRVCGILLLGAILVFPVILGKGLPELRGFWVSRAVLQTVDSLRQEHPDLRGLVASTGFQEPSLAFLLGTPTRLVNHLDAAAHLQEHPDGLALVESRQEQRFHEAVGNLGLDVERLAIIRGFNYSKGQWVTIGFYATPRQ from the coding sequence ATGACAAAATTTCTCGACGGCCCCTTCGCAGCCACTTTCGGATACCTGATCCTAATCTGCCTCTGCCTGGTGCTGTTCCTGCCGGGCATGACCACCCTGCCCCCTTTTGACCGGGACGAAGCCCGTTTCGCCCAGGCTTCCCGGCAAATGTTGGAAGAAGGGGACTACATCCGGATCAAATTCCAGGAACAGGATCGCCACAAAAAGCCCGTGGGCATCTACTGGCTCCAGGCCGCCTCGGCCCGTCTGACCAATCCCGAGGTCCTTTGGCCCTATCGTCTGCCGTCCGTGCTGGGGGCCGTGCTGGCCGTGCTGCTGACCTTTTCCCTGGCCAGACGGGCCCTGGACGTCCGCTTCGCCCTGGCCGCCGCGGCCCTGCTGGCCTGCACCATCCTGCTGGTCACCGAGGCTCACCTGGCAAAAACCGACGCCATGCTCCTGGCCTCCATTACGGCCATGCAAGTAGCCCTGGCCCGCTGCTACATCCGCCCGGCGGACCAGCAGCCGGAACCCTGGCTCTGGCTGTTGTTCTGGGGAGGCATGGGCGGGTCCATCCTGCTCAAGGGTCCGGTGGGGCCGATGATCTCCGGCCTGACCCTGCTGACCCTGTTCATCGCCGATCGCCGTGCCCCGGAAACAATCACTTACGGACGCTTTGCCTGGCTACGCGGGCTGCGGCCCAAGGCCGGCCTGCTCCTGACCGCGGCCATGGTCCTGCCCTGGCTTATCGCCGTCAGCCTGGCCACGGACGGCTCCTTCGTCTCCGACGCGGTCACCGGCGACCTGCTGCCCAAGCTGATTTCCGGCCACGAATCCCACGGCGCTCCTCCGGGGATGTACCTGCTCTTGTTCACCCTGACCTTCTGGCCGGGATCGCTGCTGGCCTGGCCGGCCCTGGTCCAAACCTGGTCCCTGCGAAAGACGGACCGCTTGGTCCGTTTTCTCTGGGCCTGGATCGTCCCGTCCTGGATCGTCTTTGAGCTGGTACCCACCAAGCTGCCCCATTACGTTCTGCCCATGTATCCGGCCATCGCCCTGCTCATCGGCGTCTGGCTGGCCACGCTCTCTCAGCGGGCGGCCAATCCCGGCGTCTCATCCACGACTGCAGGCTCTCCAGGGCGATTCGCGACCTGGATTCCCAGGATCGGCGCCGGGCTGTGGCTGGCCATCGGGGTCGTGCTGGGCATCGGCTTGATCGTGGCCCCGTTTTACCTGGACAAGGCTCTCTCCTGGTGGGGCGTTCTCGCGGCCCTGATCGTTATGGCCATGACTGCTCTGGCCTGGCGAGCCTATCGCGAGGGACACATGTTCCGGGTTTGCGGAATTCTCCTGCTGGGCGCGATCCTGGTGTTTCCGGTCATTCTGGGCAAGGGGCTGCCCGAACTGCGCGGATTCTGGGTCAGCCGGGCCGTGCTGCAAACCGTGGACTCCCTGCGCCAGGAGCATCCGGACCTTCGCGGCCTCGTCGCCTCGACGGGCTTTCAGGAACCCAGCCTGGCCTTTCTCCTGGGAACCCCAACCCGGCTGGTCAATCACCTGGACGCCGCGGCCCACCTCCAGGAACATCCTGACGGCTTGGCGCTGGTCGAATCCCGCCAGGAGCAGCGCTTTCATGAAGCCGTGGGCAATCTTGGCCTGGACGTGGAACGGCTGGCCATTATTCGCGGTTTCAACTATTCCAAGGGGCAGTGGGTGACCATCGGTTTTTACGCTACCCCCCGCCAATAA
- a CDS encoding adenylate/guanylate cyclase domain-containing protein: MRLSVKLFLGILLIAVMASGATGSYFYYQARSAMLDSIRDQLKATAKISAMLVDGDILQELTEPGQMISPEYLEIQELMGIIAQTSQEYLFAYTMRMENGQVRFIVDSPAHDDDGDGVISEDELPEPIGALYPDPPMELLQGFVRPSSDERPHYDQWGASMSGYAPIHDSAGRPVALLGIDMTVATVEGKLAAIRQAGLISLFIALVVALGMSWYFSRSIFRPLGKLQQALGKVGEGDYSQRLDESGPKEIVASARSYNAMVTELREKALMKNSLGKILGTEAMEHLLKNRLELGGEMHNATLLVCDLRGFSRLCQKLPPKLLVGLLNDYLTAMVEVIQRHGGIVDKFVGDMVLAVFGHPVPLEKEQRVALSAAKAMVARCDELNEQLRLGPELRLRNSIGLHSGPVLAGIIGSPERMEYTVMGHSVNVASRIERLTRPLYVRIAASMDFTLNHGQGHGLASVGTQSLPGMDAEMEIYVLRGGGEEPSSG, encoded by the coding sequence ATGCGACTGAGCGTCAAACTCTTCCTCGGCATTTTGTTGATCGCCGTCATGGCCTCCGGGGCCACGGGCTCCTACTTTTACTATCAAGCCAGAAGCGCCATGTTGGATTCCATCCGAGATCAACTCAAGGCCACGGCCAAAATTTCCGCTATGCTCGTGGACGGCGACATTTTACAGGAGCTGACCGAGCCGGGCCAGATGATCTCGCCGGAATACCTGGAAATCCAGGAATTAATGGGCATCATCGCCCAGACCAGCCAGGAATATCTTTTCGCCTACACCATGCGCATGGAGAACGGTCAGGTGCGATTTATCGTGGATTCACCGGCCCATGACGACGATGGCGACGGGGTCATCAGCGAAGACGAGCTTCCGGAGCCCATCGGGGCCCTGTATCCCGATCCGCCTATGGAGCTCTTGCAGGGATTCGTGCGGCCTTCCAGCGATGAACGTCCGCATTACGACCAGTGGGGCGCGTCCATGTCCGGTTACGCCCCGATTCACGACTCCGCGGGGCGACCCGTGGCCCTGCTCGGCATCGACATGACCGTGGCAACCGTGGAGGGCAAACTGGCGGCCATCCGCCAAGCCGGCTTGATCTCGCTGTTCATCGCTTTGGTCGTGGCCCTGGGCATGAGTTGGTACTTCAGTCGCAGCATTTTTCGTCCTTTGGGCAAGCTGCAACAGGCCTTGGGCAAAGTCGGCGAAGGTGACTATTCCCAACGTCTGGATGAGTCGGGACCAAAAGAAATCGTCGCTTCAGCGCGGAGTTACAACGCCATGGTCACGGAATTGCGCGAAAAGGCTCTGATGAAAAACAGCCTGGGCAAAATCCTCGGGACCGAGGCGATGGAGCACCTGTTGAAGAACCGTCTTGAGCTGGGCGGTGAAATGCACAACGCCACGCTGTTGGTGTGCGACCTGCGCGGTTTTTCCCGGTTGTGTCAGAAACTCCCCCCCAAGTTACTGGTGGGACTTCTCAACGACTACCTCACGGCCATGGTCGAGGTGATTCAGCGTCACGGCGGCATTGTGGACAAGTTCGTCGGGGACATGGTCCTGGCGGTTTTCGGACATCCCGTTCCCCTGGAAAAGGAACAGCGCGTGGCCTTGAGCGCGGCCAAAGCCATGGTCGCCCGGTGCGACGAGTTGAACGAGCAATTGCGGCTGGGCCCGGAACTGCGCCTGCGTAATTCCATCGGCCTACATTCCGGCCCGGTCCTGGCCGGAATCATCGGCAGCCCGGAAAGGATGGAGTACACGGTCATGGGCCATTCCGTGAACGTGGCCAGCAGGATCGAGCGACTAACGAGACCACTGTACGTCCGGATCGCCGCGAGCATGGACTTCACGCTCAACCATGGCCAAGGCCACGGGCTGGCTTCAGTCGGAACGCAATCTTTGCCGGGGATGGACGCGGAGATGGAAATATACGTCCTCCGAGGTGGGGGCGAGGAGCCCAGTTCCGGGTGA
- a CDS encoding CcmD family protein, protein MDTAQYLLAANAAVWIGLGGYIFFLARRQATMEQRLQHLEALDNEQHDTRSA, encoded by the coding sequence ATGGATACGGCACAATATTTGTTGGCCGCCAATGCGGCGGTCTGGATCGGCCTGGGGGGCTACATTTTTTTTCTAGCCCGCCGCCAGGCCACGATGGAGCAACGATTACAACACTTGGAGGCTCTGGATAATGAGCAGCACGACACTCGGTCCGCATGA
- a CDS encoding tetratricopeptide repeat protein: MSSTTLGPHDQGRRLVVAVIALGLVLIFVGSIIYRLQNPGLTMQARPSESSMAMNEISELMARLDSEPNHLPTLMALGDQFMRMGSWERAAAFWKRSIALDPSLDRALNGLGVAHYNMEQYVESAEQFERIVEIKPDNHRAHFNLGMLYKHYLEEPELARVHFERVLELEPEDAELMERIRDELANMTPGVLESGQPTG, from the coding sequence ATGAGCAGCACGACACTCGGTCCGCATGATCAGGGACGCCGTCTGGTCGTGGCGGTCATCGCCCTTGGTCTGGTTTTGATTTTTGTCGGATCGATCATCTACCGCCTGCAGAATCCGGGTTTGACCATGCAGGCCAGGCCATCGGAATCATCCATGGCCATGAATGAGATCTCCGAGTTAATGGCCCGGCTGGACAGTGAACCGAACCATTTGCCTACGCTGATGGCCCTTGGCGATCAGTTCATGCGCATGGGATCATGGGAACGGGCGGCGGCTTTCTGGAAGCGCTCCATCGCCCTGGATCCTTCCCTGGACAGGGCCTTGAACGGCTTGGGCGTGGCCCACTACAACATGGAACAGTACGTCGAATCCGCCGAACAATTCGAGCGGATCGTGGAAATCAAGCCCGATAATCATCGGGCGCACTTCAATCTGGGCATGCTTTACAAGCATTACCTGGAGGAACCGGAACTGGCCCGTGTACATTTTGAGCGGGTTCTGGAATTGGAACCGGAGGATGCCGAGCTGATGGAGCGCATCCGGGACGAGTTGGCGAATATGACTCCCGGAGTTCTTGAGAGCGGGCAGCCAACGGGCTGA
- the hemA gene encoding glutamyl-tRNA reductase, which yields MNQSICLLGLNHRTAPVEVRERYALPDVDPRDQGLIAAGSGVKEAMILSTCNRVELLTVGREDKDTAREILRFWADCCGGDVHELQDHTYTHRNLDAVTHLFSVASSLDSMVLGEPQILGQLKQAYRSSVKQGTSGVVLNRLLHKSFSVAKRVRTETKVASNAVSISFAAVELAKRIFGDLSNQTAMLVGAGEMAELAATHLLSAGVKRMLIANRTHARGCELASRIKGEAVLFAELFERMAEADIVISSTGATQTVIQRRDVQSIMKRRRNRPMFFIDIAVPRDIDPDVNNLDNIYLYDIDDLKEVVEENLSQRKTEAAKAMVIVQEETEKFACWLRSLDLKPTILDLLAGGERIARKELKKTLRRLGPKADDPEVSQALETLVLSLAHKLYHQPLDFLKRRAQEEDAGARYIDVTRRMFNLDNEPPSPDAHPDRRKPKSSEE from the coding sequence ATGAATCAATCCATCTGTCTGCTCGGACTCAACCACCGCACCGCCCCGGTCGAAGTCCGGGAGCGCTATGCCCTGCCCGACGTCGATCCGCGGGACCAAGGGCTGATCGCCGCCGGGTCCGGTGTTAAAGAGGCCATGATCCTTTCCACCTGCAACCGGGTGGAACTATTAACCGTTGGCCGTGAAGACAAGGATACGGCCCGGGAAATCCTGCGCTTTTGGGCCGACTGTTGCGGGGGCGACGTCCATGAATTGCAGGACCACACCTACACCCACCGTAATCTGGACGCGGTGACCCACCTGTTTTCCGTGGCCTCCAGCCTGGATTCCATGGTCCTGGGCGAACCCCAGATTCTCGGCCAGCTCAAGCAGGCCTACCGGAGCAGCGTCAAGCAGGGGACCTCCGGCGTGGTCCTGAACCGGCTCCTGCACAAATCCTTCTCCGTGGCCAAACGGGTGCGCACGGAAACGAAAGTCGCTTCCAACGCGGTTTCCATCAGTTTCGCCGCCGTGGAACTGGCCAAACGCATCTTCGGCGACCTCTCCAACCAGACCGCCATGCTCGTGGGAGCCGGAGAAATGGCCGAGCTGGCCGCCACCCACCTGCTCTCCGCCGGGGTCAAACGGATGCTCATCGCCAACCGCACCCACGCCCGGGGCTGTGAACTGGCCTCCCGCATCAAGGGGGAGGCCGTGCTCTTCGCCGAACTGTTCGAGCGCATGGCCGAAGCGGATATCGTCATCAGTTCCACCGGCGCGACCCAGACAGTCATCCAACGCCGCGACGTCCAATCCATCATGAAGCGCCGTCGCAACCGGCCGATGTTCTTCATCGACATCGCCGTGCCCCGAGACATCGACCCGGACGTGAACAACCTGGACAACATCTACCTCTACGACATCGACGACCTGAAGGAAGTGGTGGAGGAAAACCTGAGCCAGCGCAAGACCGAAGCGGCCAAGGCCATGGTCATCGTCCAGGAGGAAACGGAAAAATTCGCCTGCTGGCTGCGCTCCCTGGATCTCAAGCCCACTATCCTGGACCTGCTGGCCGGCGGAGAACGAATCGCTCGAAAGGAACTCAAAAAGACCCTGCGCCGCCTTGGCCCGAAAGCCGACGACCCGGAAGTGAGCCAGGCCCTGGAGACCCTGGTACTCTCCCTGGCCCACAAGCTGTATCACCAGCCGTTGGACTTTCTGAAACGCCGCGCCCAGGAAGAGGACGCCGGAGCCCGGTACATCGACGTCACCCGCCGGATGTTCAACCTGGACAATGAACCGCCCAGCCCGGACGCCCATCCGGATCGACGCAAACCCAAATCAAGCGAGGAATGA
- the ccsA gene encoding cytochrome c biogenesis protein CcsA codes for MNLTETLELAVLALYFLGAVLHILAVLIRGPLLRSGGQIATLLGFGLHTADIGLYMARYGGDALGHGPFYFSLMAWTLIIVSLVLNWRLRMHFLALTSLPLALIVYSFATTLPSMEVILPESFMGLWFGLHIGTLFLSICLLAMAASAGAVYLFLEKKIKGKTKITGLSKDLPSLSLFDQVNAWAVNLGFPLFTVGLLSGFLWAHFTWERFFSWDPKEVAAIIVWLLFAFLFHQRLVNGWRGRKPAKLAIWIFALSLVSMLGINFFLETHHSFQP; via the coding sequence GTGAATCTGACTGAAACCCTCGAACTAGCCGTTCTGGCGCTCTATTTTCTCGGGGCCGTGCTGCATATTCTCGCGGTGCTGATCCGCGGCCCCCTGCTCCGTTCCGGTGGGCAAATCGCGACCCTGCTCGGCTTCGGCCTGCATACCGCCGACATCGGACTGTATATGGCCCGTTACGGTGGAGATGCTCTGGGTCACGGTCCGTTTTACTTCAGCCTGATGGCCTGGACCTTGATCATCGTCTCCCTGGTCCTGAACTGGCGGCTACGGATGCACTTTCTGGCCCTGACCTCCCTGCCCCTGGCTCTTATCGTCTACTCCTTCGCCACGACCCTGCCCAGCATGGAAGTCATCCTTCCGGAAAGCTTCATGGGGCTGTGGTTCGGGCTGCATATCGGCACCCTGTTCCTGAGCATCTGCCTGCTGGCCATGGCCGCCAGCGCCGGGGCCGTCTATCTGTTCCTGGAAAAGAAAATCAAGGGCAAGACCAAGATCACCGGCCTGAGCAAGGATCTGCCTTCCCTCTCCCTATTCGACCAGGTCAACGCCTGGGCCGTGAACCTTGGCTTTCCGCTGTTCACCGTGGGCCTGCTGTCCGGATTCCTCTGGGCGCACTTCACCTGGGAGCGCTTCTTCTCCTGGGATCCGAAAGAGGTCGCGGCCATCATCGTCTGGCTGCTCTTCGCCTTTCTCTTTCACCAGCGCCTGGTCAACGGCTGGCGCGGCCGCAAGCCTGCCAAACTGGCCATCTGGATCTTCGCTTTGTCCCTGGTCTCCATGCTGGGGATCAACTTTTTCCTCGAGACCCATCACAGCTTTCAACCCTGA
- a CDS encoding precorrin-2 dehydrogenase/sirohydrochlorin ferrochelatase family protein, with product MRYYPILLDLHDKYCLVVGVGQVGTRKVRTLLSCAPGRLRIVDTREPEPCWRELIEQGLVEYHVRTFLPEDLEGCFLVIASTSDENLNWRISRLCAERGILCNIVDQPEKCSFILPAMHSQGDLTIAVSTSGSSPALAKKIRQDLGACFGPEYARFLAVMRRLRPLILELNLPTSDNTALFRALTQSQLLDAVQSGDDARILEVLRRHLPESLHPRLEDVIGESD from the coding sequence ATGCGCTACTATCCCATTCTTCTCGATCTGCACGACAAGTACTGCCTCGTGGTCGGCGTGGGCCAGGTGGGGACGCGCAAGGTCCGCACGCTCCTGTCCTGCGCTCCGGGACGATTGCGGATCGTGGACACCCGCGAACCGGAGCCCTGCTGGCGCGAACTCATCGAGCAGGGCTTGGTGGAATACCATGTCCGTACGTTTCTTCCGGAGGATCTGGAGGGCTGCTTCCTGGTCATCGCCAGCACCAGCGACGAAAACCTGAACTGGCGAATCAGTCGGTTGTGCGCCGAACGAGGGATCCTCTGCAACATCGTGGACCAGCCCGAGAAATGCAGCTTTATTCTTCCGGCCATGCACTCCCAGGGCGACCTGACCATTGCCGTGTCCACGTCCGGCTCCAGCCCGGCCCTGGCCAAAAAAATCCGCCAGGACCTCGGTGCCTGCTTCGGACCGGAGTATGCCCGGTTCCTGGCCGTAATGCGCCGCCTGCGCCCGCTGATTCTGGAACTGAACCTGCCCACGTCGGACAATACCGCCCTGTTCCGGGCCTTGACCCAATCCCAACTGCTGGATGCCGTGCAGTCAGGGGATGACGCCCGAATTCTGGAAGTGTTGCGACGTCATCTCCCCGAAAGCCTGCATCCTCGCTTGGAGGACGTGATCGGTGAATCTGACTGA
- the tilS gene encoding tRNA lysidine(34) synthetase TilS, producing MPSSAPPTTIQDLPPTWARFCLGIERFLLHDLVLPLRHRHLLLACSAGSDSTALLLILHCLAPRLGLTINVAHLDHGLRPESTQETGHVAELCRRLGVRITVGRSNVARYARITGTGLEEAGRTLRYRFLFGVRRKLNADMLLTAHHADDLAEDVLMRLVRGTGWPGLAGMPCWDSARLLLRPLLYTPKQDLRDFLNDTGVSWSEDVSNADPNHTRNRIRNDLIPLVLLENPRFLEAITRLHRQGELDSDLFASLITPLVPQVDQSGRFLESSLLRTLHPGLRLRLYKAVIDDLGPGQALHNSLLRLDKAWKDRRREATLQFPGGKTAMINSAGIRFATSPTFSSQETSTSCD from the coding sequence ATGCCTTCCTCCGCTCCGCCCACTACCATCCAGGACCTGCCACCCACCTGGGCGCGGTTTTGTCTGGGCATTGAGCGGTTTCTCCTTCACGACCTCGTCCTTCCCCTTCGCCATCGCCACCTGTTGCTGGCCTGCTCCGCCGGGAGCGATTCCACGGCCCTGCTGTTGATCCTGCATTGTCTGGCCCCTCGCCTGGGGCTCACGATCAACGTCGCCCACCTGGACCATGGGCTGCGTCCGGAATCCACCCAAGAGACGGGCCATGTCGCGGAGCTCTGCCGACGTCTCGGCGTCCGGATCACGGTGGGAAGAAGCAATGTCGCCCGGTACGCCCGGATTACCGGAACCGGCCTGGAGGAAGCCGGACGCACCCTGCGCTATCGCTTTCTCTTCGGGGTGCGGCGGAAACTCAACGCTGACATGCTGCTCACCGCCCACCATGCCGACGACTTGGCCGAGGATGTGCTGATGCGCCTGGTCCGTGGGACAGGGTGGCCGGGATTGGCCGGAATGCCATGCTGGGATTCAGCGCGCTTGCTTCTACGCCCACTGCTCTACACACCCAAGCAGGATCTCCGGGATTTTTTAAACGACACCGGAGTGTCTTGGTCCGAAGACGTCAGCAACGCGGACCCGAACCACACCCGCAACCGTATTCGCAATGACCTTATCCCCCTGGTGCTCCTTGAGAACCCCCGGTTCCTGGAGGCCATCACCCGCCTGCACCGGCAGGGAGAACTGGACAGCGACCTCTTTGCATCCCTGATCACCCCCCTGGTCCCACAGGTTGACCAATCCGGTCGCTTTCTGGAATCCTCTTTATTGCGCACCCTGCACCCGGGGTTGCGACTGCGCCTCTACAAAGCCGTCATCGACGACCTCGGGCCAGGCCAAGCCCTGCACAACTCCCTTTTACGCCTGGACAAGGCCTGGAAAGACCGCCGAAGAGAAGCAACCCTCCAATTCCCGGGCGGCAAGACCGCCATGATCAATTCAGCGGGTATCCGCTTCGCCACGTCCCCCACATTCAGCTCACAGGAGACTTCCACCTCATGCGACTGA